A window of the Oncorhynchus mykiss isolate Arlee chromosome 15, USDA_OmykA_1.1, whole genome shotgun sequence genome harbors these coding sequences:
- the LOC110490338 gene encoding cyclin-dependent kinase 17: protein MEKMKRFKRRLSLTLRSSHTIDESLSELAEQMTIEDGGNKDSEPIVRNGRPPSSHSMHSFLHQYTGSFKKPPLRRPHSVIGGSLGSFMTFPSNGSRLDIVHENLKMGSDGESDQASGTSSDEVQSPTGVCLRNRVQRRISMEDLNKRLSLPADIRIPDGYLEKLQLSSPTFDQPLSRLSRRASLSEIGFGKLETYIKLDKLGEGTYATVFKGRSKLTDNLVALKEIRLEHEEGAPCTAIREVSLLKDLKHANIVTLHDIVHTDKSLTLVFEYLDKDLKQYMDDCGNIMSMHNVKIFLFQILRGLAYCHKRKVLHRDLKPQNLLINERGELKLADFGLARAKSVPTKTYSNEVVTLWYRPPDVLLGSSEYSTQIDMWGVGCIFYEMAAGRPLFPGSTVEDELHLIFRLLGTPSEDNWPGISGVEEFKSYNFPKYKPQPFINHAPRLDTEGIELVLSFLKYESKKRISADEAMKQAYFKSLGTQVHTLHESISIFTLKDIQLQRDPGYRNSSHLESGNSKNRRQSMLF from the exons ATGGAGAAGATGAAGAGGTTTAAGCGGCGTCTGTCTCTAACGCTGCGCTCCAGCCACACCATAGACGAGTCTCTGTCTGAACTGGCCGAGCAGATGACCATCGAGGACGGCGGCAACAAGGACAGCG AGCCGATCGTGCGTAATGGGCGACCGCCCTCCTCCCACAGCATGCACTCGTTCCTGCACCAGTACACCGGCTCCTTCAAGAAGCCCCCCCTCCGCAGACCACACAGTGTCATCGGAGGAAGCCTGGGCTCCTTCATGACCTTCCCCAGCAACGGCAGCCGCCTCG ACATCGTCCATGAGAACCTGAAGATGGGCTCAGACGGGGAGAGTGACCAGGCGTCTGGGACGTCGTCGGACGAGGTGCAGTCGCCCACCGGGGTGTGTCTGAGGAACAGGGTGCAACGACGCATCTCCATGGAG gacctGAACAAGCGTCTGTCTCTGCCTGCTGACATCCGTATCCCTGACGGTTACCTGGAGAAGCTGCAGCTGAGCAGCCCTACCTTCGACCAGCCCCTCAGCCGACTCTCACGCAGGGCCTCACTG TCAGAGATTGGTTTTGGGAAGCTGGAGACCTACATCAAACTGGACAAACTGGGAGAG GGGACCTATGCTACAGTATTTAAGGGGCGCAGTAAGCTGACTGACAACCTGGTGGCGCTAAAGGAGATCAGGCTGGAGCACGAAGAGGGAGCACCCTGCACTGCCATCAGAGAAG tgTCGTTACTGAAGGACCTGAAACATGCCAACATCGTGACCTTACATGACATTGTCCACACAGACAAGAGCCTGACGCTGGTCTTCGAGTACCTG GATAAAGACCTGAAGCAGTACATGGATGACTGTGGGAACATCATGAGTATGCACAACGTCAAG ATCTTCTTGTTCCAGATTTTGCGGGGGTTGGCGTACTGCCACAAGCGGAAGGTTCTCCACAGAGACCTAAAGCCCCAGAACCTGCTCATCAACGAGAGAGGGGAACTCAAACTGGCTGACTTCGGTCTGGCGCGGGCTAAGTCTGTCCCCACTAAGACGTACTCCAACGAGGTGGTGACTCTGTGGTACCGGCCTCCTGACGTCCTGCTAGGCTCCTCCGAGTACTCCACACAGATTGACATGTG gggtgtgggGTGTATATTTTATGAGATGGCTGCAGGTCGGCCCCTGTTTCCTGGCTCCACCGTAGAGGACGAGCTCCACCTCATATTCAGACTGCTGG gcaCGCCATCAGAGGACAACTGGCCAGGGATCTCTGGCGTCGAGGAATTCAAATCCTACAACTTCCCCAAATACAAACCTCAGCCGTTCATCAACCATGCGCCCAG gTTGGACACAGAAGGCATTGAGCTAGTGTTATCATTCCTGAAA tatGAGTCCAAGAAGAGGATCTCAGCAGATGAAGCTATGAAGCAGGCCTACTTCAAGAGCCTGGGGACACAGGTCCACACACTGCATGAGA gtataTCAATATTCACTCTGAAGGATATCCAACTGCAGAGAGACCCTGGCTATCGGAACTCCTCACACCTAGAGTCAG GCAACAGCAAGAACAGAAGACAGAGCATGCTCTTCTAG